A window of the Bacteroides thetaiotaomicron VPI-5482 genome harbors these coding sequences:
- a CDS encoding ABC transporter ATP-binding protein, producing the protein MIQLKDLTLGYEQRTLLEKVSAHITGGQLVALLGRNGTGKSTLLRAVMGLEKPQNGEIILHGNNIASLKPEELARNISFVTTDKVRIANLRCRDVVALGRAPYTNWLGQLQGEDKEKVDNAMHLVGMDSYAEKTMDKMSDGECQRIMIARALAQDTPVILLDEPTAFLDLPNRYELCLLLRKLTQKEGKCILFSTHDLDIALSLCDTIMLIDNPQLYSLPTNEMITSGHIERLFHNESITFDAQAMKIRIR; encoded by the coding sequence ATGATTCAACTCAAAGACCTGACACTGGGATACGAACAGCGTACGCTGCTGGAAAAAGTCTCCGCCCACATCACGGGAGGACAACTCGTCGCACTGCTCGGCAGAAACGGCACAGGAAAAAGTACACTGCTGCGTGCCGTCATGGGACTGGAAAAGCCCCAAAACGGAGAGATTATCCTGCACGGGAATAACATCGCTTCACTGAAACCGGAAGAACTGGCACGGAACATCAGCTTCGTCACCACCGACAAAGTGCGCATTGCCAACCTGCGATGCAGAGACGTCGTCGCACTGGGACGTGCTCCCTATACCAACTGGCTCGGTCAGCTGCAAGGAGAAGACAAGGAGAAGGTGGACAACGCCATGCACCTGGTAGGCATGGACAGTTATGCGGAAAAGACGATGGACAAAATGTCCGACGGAGAATGCCAACGCATCATGATAGCCCGTGCCCTTGCACAGGACACTCCTGTCATCCTGCTCGACGAACCTACCGCCTTCCTTGACTTGCCCAACCGCTACGAACTCTGTCTGCTTCTCCGGAAGCTGACGCAAAAGGAAGGAAAGTGTATCCTGTTTTCCACACACGACCTGGACATCGCTCTCTCACTTTGCGACACAATCATGCTGATTGATAATCCTCAACTCTACAGCCTGCCTACCAATGAGATGATAACGAGCGGACATATAGAAAGACTGTTCCATAACGAGTCAATCACATTTGACGCACAAGCCATGAAAATAAGAATCAGATAA
- a CDS encoding MATE family efflux transporter produces MKDSIDFGSMDISTLFRKLLVPTVLGMVFSAIFVITDGIFVGKGIGSDALAAVNITAPLFMIATGIGLMFGVGGSVVASIYLSQGKRKAANINITQALVFSTFIVLVMSALCFCFVGPLGCLLGSSDRLLPLVIEYMIWYLPFLVFYELLSTGMFFIRLDGSPNYAMMCNAIAAIFNIIFDYIFIFEFGWGMMGAAFATSLGTVVGGLMTVIYLTRFSRNIHLHRIKLSLKSLMLTLRNGGYMIKLGTSAFISEASIACMMFLGNYVFIHHLGEDGVAAFSIACYFFPIIFMVYNAIAQSAQPIISYNFGAGQPDRVRKALHLAIRTALICGISFFIITFLCRQNIVSLFIDRSCPAFDIAVNGIPYFGVGFIFFAANMIGIGYYQSIRRGQRATIITLLRGVVFMLIGFFVLPLVLGVPGIWLAVSLAELLTTLYIIGIYFKDRFMVHRL; encoded by the coding sequence ATGAAAGATAGTATTGATTTCGGTAGTATGGACATCTCCACATTGTTTCGTAAGTTATTAGTTCCTACGGTACTGGGAATGGTATTCTCAGCTATATTCGTTATTACAGACGGCATATTCGTAGGTAAGGGAATAGGCAGTGACGCCCTAGCTGCCGTCAATATAACAGCTCCACTTTTTATGATCGCAACAGGCATCGGACTAATGTTCGGAGTCGGAGGCTCAGTAGTCGCTTCCATCTATCTGTCTCAAGGTAAACGCAAGGCAGCAAATATCAACATTACTCAGGCTCTTGTATTCTCTACGTTCATCGTATTAGTGATGTCTGCTTTATGTTTTTGCTTCGTAGGGCCATTGGGATGCTTACTCGGAAGTTCAGACAGATTATTGCCTCTTGTCATAGAATATATGATCTGGTATCTACCCTTCCTCGTATTCTATGAGTTATTGAGCACAGGCATGTTTTTCATCCGGCTGGACGGATCTCCCAATTATGCCATGATGTGCAATGCCATCGCAGCTATATTCAATATTATATTCGACTATATTTTCATCTTTGAATTTGGCTGGGGAATGATGGGTGCTGCCTTTGCCACCAGCCTGGGAACAGTAGTAGGTGGATTGATGACTGTAATCTATCTTACGCGGTTCTCCCGCAACATTCATTTGCATCGCATCAAGCTAAGTTTGAAAAGCCTGATGCTAACGCTCCGTAACGGTGGCTATATGATAAAACTGGGAACTTCCGCTTTCATCAGTGAGGCTTCCATCGCCTGTATGATGTTTTTAGGGAATTATGTCTTTATCCATCATCTCGGAGAAGACGGAGTAGCTGCGTTCAGCATTGCCTGCTACTTCTTCCCCATCATCTTTATGGTATACAATGCCATCGCACAATCCGCACAGCCGATTATCAGCTATAATTTCGGTGCCGGGCAACCGGATCGGGTTCGAAAAGCCCTACATCTTGCCATCCGTACAGCTTTAATTTGCGGAATCAGCTTTTTCATCATCACGTTTCTATGCCGTCAGAATATTGTTTCGTTGTTCATTGACCGAAGCTGTCCGGCCTTTGATATTGCGGTCAATGGCATTCCTTATTTTGGGGTTGGATTCATATTTTTTGCCGCCAATATGATAGGCATCGGCTATTACCAGAGCATCAGACGAGGTCAACGAGCCACCATCATCACTCTTCTGCGGGGAGTGGTATTCATGCTGATCGGATTCTTTGTACTTCCACTTGTTTTAGGAGTACCGGGAATATGGCTGGCGGTTTCGTTGGCAGAATTGTTAACGACTCTCTATATTATCGGAATTTATTTCAAAGATCGCTTCATGGTCCACCGACTATGA
- a CDS encoding Crp/Fnr family transcriptional regulator — protein sequence MDAFIKKLCDKYKVLESDVQTLLGCMEEVHFKKRDLIVREGTKNSNLYFIKTGIWRAYYHKDGADATIWFASDGEAAFSVWGYADNAYSLINIEAMCDSVAYSISRATLNQLYHSSIGLANLGLRLMDHQLLLQENWLINSGSPRAKERYLTLIKETPELLQYVPLKYIASYLWITPQSLSRIRASL from the coding sequence ATGGATGCATTCATTAAAAAACTCTGCGACAAATATAAAGTATTGGAAAGTGACGTACAGACCTTACTAGGCTGTATGGAGGAAGTACATTTCAAAAAGAGAGACCTCATTGTACGTGAAGGGACAAAGAACAGCAACCTTTATTTTATAAAAACGGGAATATGGCGGGCATATTACCACAAAGACGGAGCAGATGCCACCATCTGGTTCGCTTCAGACGGAGAAGCAGCTTTCTCCGTCTGGGGATATGCAGACAATGCTTATTCACTGATTAATATTGAAGCAATGTGCGACAGTGTAGCCTACAGTATATCCCGCGCAACCTTGAATCAATTATATCATTCTTCCATCGGACTAGCCAATCTGGGACTGCGGCTGATGGATCACCAGCTTCTTCTGCAAGAAAACTGGCTCATCAACTCCGGCAGTCCACGAGCGAAGGAACGTTACCTGACTCTTATCAAGGAGACTCCGGAACTGTTGCAATATGTGCCTTTAAAGTACATTGCATCTTATCTGTGGATAACACCGCAGTCGCTGAGCAGGATTCGGGCATCCTTATAA
- a CDS encoding GntR family transcriptional regulator: MKILVNHNSAIPLYLQIEEQLRTIIKGEEYKQGKMLPNEIDLSKQLGISRNTLRQAINNLVNEGLLMRKKGVGTVVVNSAVCSKAQNWMSFTQEMKTLGIVPMNYELHVSWTKPTDDIALFFNAPDVKRILKLERLRGNQEYPFVYFISYFNPKIGLTGSEDFSRPLYEILERDYHAIAKVSKEDISARLADKYIAGKLEIKVGDPILVRKRFVYDPEGCPLEWNIGYYRADSFIYSLEFERNI; this comes from the coding sequence ATGAAGATATTAGTTAACCATAACAGCGCAATCCCCCTTTATCTTCAGATAGAAGAACAGTTGAGGACTATTATCAAAGGGGAGGAATATAAACAAGGTAAAATGCTTCCAAATGAAATTGATTTGTCTAAACAATTGGGCATATCTCGTAATACCTTGAGACAGGCGATTAATAACCTTGTGAACGAAGGATTGCTGATGAGGAAAAAGGGAGTAGGTACAGTTGTTGTAAATTCAGCTGTATGTTCCAAAGCTCAGAATTGGATGAGTTTCACACAGGAAATGAAAACTTTGGGAATTGTACCAATGAATTATGAACTTCATGTTAGCTGGACAAAGCCTACAGATGATATAGCCCTTTTTTTTAATGCTCCTGATGTAAAAAGAATACTGAAGTTAGAGCGTTTACGTGGAAATCAAGAATACCCTTTCGTGTACTTTATATCCTATTTTAATCCTAAAATAGGTTTAACAGGAAGTGAGGATTTCTCCAGACCTCTTTATGAGATATTGGAAAGAGATTATCATGCTATTGCAAAAGTTTCTAAAGAAGATATTAGTGCCAGGCTGGCTGACAAGTACATTGCTGGTAAGCTTGAGATAAAGGTCGGAGATCCAATTTTGGTGCGTAAAAGGTTTGTTTATGATCCCGAAGGGTGTCCGTTGGAATGGAATATAGGATATTATCGTGCGGACAGTTTTATTTATTCACTTGAGTTTGAGAGAAATATTTGA
- a CDS encoding ROK family protein, with translation MKYYLGIDIGGTHIKGGIVNLLTNDIHQNILSHEELNATDSTSSIITKVRKVITDIQACMPLSKLGGIGIAMPGPCDYAKGIVAIYGVPKFQSLFGLNLKEEIKKVSDLNTVFINDASAYALGEYYAGAAKDTSRSIIVTIGTGLGSTFLENDTVLNELTEGIPEHGYLYNIPYRDGMADDFFSTRWFVNTWNMLFPDKKVTGVKEIALRASNGDNNAQSLFENFASNFVEFITPFLLNFKPEKLIIGGNIAKASDFFLDNIQFQLKKLNLITKIDICKLWDMSPLIGSAIYTSNILENMENTKEKRHTQQFIAPTNSTATPSGEYDIYPAFPLGKGKIGKGINQLADWIEKHSQIKIDGYIGVFWDELIIKLGEELRKRGKNVRFFHSSVAMKDPQTIEKMIAPYLGGDNPLFGTITDKHLVNWFDENKLNSIQPDPEADLNIFIGTGAALSQWKAPLIYIDIPKNEIQFRMRAGAINNLGLDYRKDNQQAYKQLYFVDWIVLNKHKKQCLPLIDLLIDGQREWDELLMISGNDLREGLHKMSRNFFRVRPWFEPGAWGGQWMKNHIQGLNKEVNNLAWSFELMVLENGLMLESDGYRLEVSFDFLMYSDYQNILGECSETFKYDFPIRFDFLDTFDGDNLSIQCHPRPRYIQEHFNMPFTQDETYYILDCKNSPCVYLGFQDNIVPEEFQYTLERSQQKATKVEIERFVQKHQAKKHDFFLIPNGTIHASGKDCVVLEISSAPYIFTFKMYDWIRMGLDGKPRPLNIQHGMNNLYFERKGEKVIQELICHPYIMKENQECTIEHLPTHKEHFYDVYRYTFKDRIQMNTENTCHVCMIVEGDSVCIETEDGMKQRFNYAETFVIPAAARSYTIINENPDKRIMLVKAFVKKEVTLK, from the coding sequence ATGAAGTATTATTTGGGAATAGACATAGGTGGTACACATATAAAAGGTGGAATCGTCAACCTTCTAACGAATGACATTCATCAAAACATACTATCTCACGAAGAACTGAATGCCACAGATTCAACATCAAGCATCATTACGAAAGTCAGAAAAGTTATTACTGACATTCAAGCCTGTATGCCCCTATCTAAATTAGGCGGAATCGGTATAGCCATGCCCGGTCCTTGCGACTATGCCAAAGGTATAGTTGCCATTTATGGTGTGCCAAAGTTTCAGTCACTTTTCGGTCTTAACCTTAAAGAAGAAATTAAAAAAGTATCTGACCTGAATACTGTTTTCATAAATGACGCATCCGCTTATGCCCTTGGAGAGTATTATGCAGGAGCAGCAAAAGACACAAGTAGAAGCATTATAGTCACAATCGGCACCGGACTTGGAAGTACATTTCTTGAAAATGATACTGTTTTGAACGAACTGACAGAAGGAATACCTGAACATGGATATCTCTACAACATACCTTACCGAGACGGAATGGCAGATGACTTTTTTTCGACAAGATGGTTTGTAAATACATGGAATATGCTATTTCCAGATAAAAAGGTAACTGGCGTAAAAGAAATCGCACTACGCGCTTCGAACGGAGACAATAATGCACAGTCATTATTTGAAAACTTCGCTTCAAATTTCGTAGAATTCATAACCCCATTCCTGCTAAATTTTAAACCGGAGAAACTTATTATAGGAGGAAATATAGCGAAAGCTTCTGACTTCTTTTTAGATAATATTCAGTTTCAATTAAAGAAACTCAATTTAATCACTAAAATAGATATCTGTAAATTATGGGATATGTCGCCATTAATCGGATCTGCTATTTACACAAGCAACATACTTGAAAATATGGAAAATACAAAAGAGAAAAGACACACACAGCAATTTATTGCACCTACTAACTCTACTGCCACCCCATCAGGAGAATATGATATATACCCGGCATTTCCATTGGGAAAAGGCAAAATTGGGAAAGGTATAAACCAACTAGCTGACTGGATAGAAAAGCATTCCCAAATAAAAATAGATGGTTATATTGGAGTCTTTTGGGATGAATTAATCATTAAGTTAGGAGAAGAACTCAGAAAAAGAGGAAAGAATGTGCGATTCTTTCATTCCAGTGTAGCAATGAAAGATCCACAGACTATTGAAAAAATGATTGCTCCTTATCTTGGAGGAGATAATCCGTTATTCGGCACCATTACTGATAAGCATTTGGTTAATTGGTTTGATGAAAATAAGCTTAATTCCATACAACCTGACCCGGAAGCAGATTTAAATATATTTATAGGTACAGGAGCAGCCCTATCTCAATGGAAAGCTCCCCTGATTTATATTGATATTCCTAAAAATGAGATTCAGTTTAGAATGCGCGCCGGAGCCATCAATAATTTAGGATTAGATTATCGAAAAGACAATCAACAGGCTTACAAACAACTATATTTTGTAGACTGGATTGTTCTTAATAAGCACAAAAAGCAATGCCTGCCTCTGATTGACCTACTTATTGACGGACAAAGAGAATGGGATGAACTATTAATGATTTCAGGAAATGACCTACGAGAAGGATTGCACAAAATGAGCCGCAATTTCTTCAGAGTTCGTCCATGGTTCGAGCCTGGCGCCTGGGGAGGACAATGGATGAAAAATCATATTCAAGGATTAAATAAAGAAGTAAATAATCTGGCATGGTCTTTTGAACTGATGGTACTTGAAAACGGACTAATGCTGGAGAGTGACGGATATCGGCTTGAAGTATCTTTCGATTTTCTTATGTATAGTGATTATCAGAATATATTAGGAGAATGTTCGGAAACATTTAAGTACGATTTCCCGATACGTTTCGACTTTCTAGACACCTTTGACGGAGATAATCTTTCTATCCAATGCCATCCACGCCCCCGATATATACAAGAGCATTTTAACATGCCATTCACCCAAGATGAGACATATTACATATTGGATTGTAAAAACTCGCCATGTGTATATTTAGGCTTTCAAGACAACATCGTCCCTGAGGAATTCCAATATACCTTGGAACGAAGTCAACAAAAAGCAACGAAGGTAGAGATAGAAAGGTTTGTTCAAAAACACCAAGCTAAAAAGCACGATTTCTTTCTTATTCCCAATGGCACCATACATGCTTCAGGAAAAGATTGCGTGGTATTGGAAATAAGTAGCGCACCCTATATTTTCACATTTAAAATGTACGACTGGATACGCATGGGATTAGACGGGAAACCACGACCTCTAAACATTCAACACGGAATGAATAATCTATATTTTGAAAGAAAAGGGGAAAAAGTAATCCAGGAATTGATATGCCATCCATATATCATGAAAGAAAATCAGGAGTGTACTATAGAGCATCTACCTACTCATAAAGAGCATTTTTATGATGTATATCGTTACACCTTCAAAGACCGTATT